The DNA segment AAGGATGATATTGAAATTATAGTAAACATAAATTAAACGAAGTGCTTATGAGAAAGTTTATATCTACTGTTTTGATTAGTTGAATATTTGAACTATTACTCTTATAGTTAAGCACTAAGGGAACTTGCTATTAAAACAAAGCAAAACTAAGAGACTCTTTTATTTCTTGCTAAAATATTTTTGTTTGTCTAATTTAATAATAGAAATTATCAGGTTATTTTAATTATGCAAACGATACAACTTCCATATAGCGAATATCAATCACTGAAAGAACAAATAAAACTGCTAAAAGATGGCGACCTGTTAAAAAAGGTTAACAGATTATTAGATATTTTATATCAGGAAAAATATGGACTTTATTTGGGCGAATATACTGAAGATTTAACCGAGCACGCGGTAAATAATTTAGAAGACATTAATAATAAGTGGGATGCAATATAACCAACGCGAAATAGTTCTTGTCCCTTTCCCTTACTCTGATCTCAGCAGCTCTAAGAAAAGACCAGTCCTTATTGTTTCTAATGATGATTACAATAAAGAGCATGATGAAGTTGTTGTTTGTGTTATTACTTCAAACTTATCCCTGGATGAATATTCAATCCTTCTAGAAAATTCCGACCTTGAATATGGACTTCTTCCAGAAAAATCTGTTGTAAAAGTTCATAAACTTTTTACTATTCACAAAACAAAAATTATAAAAAAATTTAGTGTAGTTTCGGATGATTACCAGCAAAAAATCCACGTTTCATTAACTGAATTATTCAAAATGAAGTAATCCTTATGTAATTATTCTTTGTCCCAACTTTTCTCTCTCCACATTCCCTGTTCTATTATACCAAAGCCATTCCTTAATAATTCCAAAATTATTTTTTAGAAATTTTCGGAAGTGCTCAAAGCCGCTGTGTATTAAA comes from the Ignavibacteriales bacterium genome and includes:
- a CDS encoding type II toxin-antitoxin system PemK/MazF family toxin; amino-acid sequence: MQYNQREIVLVPFPYSDLSSSKKRPVLIVSNDDYNKEHDEVVVCVITSNLSLDEYSILLENSDLEYGLLPEKSVVKVHKLFTIHKTKIIKKFSVVSDDYQQKIHVSLTELFKMK